Proteins co-encoded in one Candidatus Thiodictyon syntrophicum genomic window:
- a CDS encoding ATP-binding protein, whose amino-acid sequence MIPRHATDTALRLARGFPILAITGPRQSGKTTLAKSLNPGRAYVSLEEPDQRELALVDPRGFLARFPDGAVIDEAQHAPDLMSYLQGLVDARQRMGDFVLTGSQQFGLMSRITQSLAGRVGRIELLPFSLPELAGASLLPGDLDTLLWRGAYPPLYDRPLAPGDWFPSYIATYLERDVRQLLAVRDLTLFQRFVRLCAARTGQLLNLSALANDCGISHTTAREWLTVLEASYLVLLLPPYFRNFGKRLVKTPKLYFLDTGLAAALLGIRDSAALNIHPQRGALFETLVVGEFVKQRFNAGQPAGLWFWRDNTGNEVDLLFESGTRLQPVEIKSGATLVSDWLRGIEKWRSLVGADALPGWLVYGGDDEYSRAGIEVFPWRSIGEAAGRT is encoded by the coding sequence ATGATTCCTCGTCACGCCACCGACACCGCGCTGCGCCTCGCGCGCGGCTTCCCGATCCTCGCGATCACCGGTCCGCGCCAATCGGGCAAGACGACCCTGGCCAAGTCCCTGAACCCCGGGCGGGCCTATGTGTCGCTGGAGGAGCCGGACCAGCGCGAACTGGCGCTGGTGGACCCACGGGGATTCCTCGCCCGCTTTCCGGACGGGGCCGTGATCGACGAGGCGCAGCACGCCCCCGACCTGATGTCCTACCTGCAGGGGTTGGTCGATGCCAGGCAGCGGATGGGCGATTTCGTGCTGACAGGCTCGCAGCAGTTCGGGCTCATGTCGCGCATCACCCAATCCCTGGCCGGGCGGGTCGGGCGGATCGAACTCCTGCCGTTCTCACTGCCGGAACTGGCCGGGGCCAGCCTCCTGCCCGGGGACCTGGACACCCTCTTGTGGCGCGGGGCCTATCCACCCCTCTATGACCGCCCGCTCGCGCCCGGCGACTGGTTTCCGAGCTATATCGCGACCTATCTGGAGCGCGATGTCCGTCAATTACTCGCGGTACGGGATCTCACGCTGTTCCAGCGTTTTGTGCGGCTGTGTGCGGCGCGCACCGGGCAATTGCTGAATCTTTCGGCGTTGGCGAACGACTGCGGCATATCGCACACTACCGCCCGGGAATGGCTGACGGTCCTGGAGGCGAGCTATCTGGTGCTGTTGCTGCCGCCCTATTTCCGCAACTTCGGCAAGCGCCTGGTGAAGACGCCGAAGCTCTATTTCCTCGACACCGGGCTGGCCGCGGCGCTGCTCGGGATCAGGGACAGTGCGGCGCTCAATATCCACCCGCAGCGCGGTGCGCTGTTCGAGACCCTGGTGGTCGGCGAATTCGTCAAACAGCGCTTCAACGCGGGCCAACCGGCCGGACTCTGGTTCTGGCGCGACAATACGGGCAACGAGGTCGATCTGCTCTTCGAGTCGGGCACCCGTTTGCAGCCGGTCGAGATCAAGTCGGGCGCCACCCTGGTGAGCGACTGGCTCCGGGGGATCGAAAAGTGGCGCTCATTGGTCGGCGCGGACGCCTTGCCGGGCTGGCTGGTCTATGGCGGTGACGACGAGTACAGCCGCGCGGGGATCGAGGTCTTTCCCTGGCGGTCGATCGGGGAGGCGGCGGGCCGGACCTGA